In the Chloroflexota bacterium genome, CGAAGCCGCCGCATGGATCAATACGAACGGCATGCTGGCGCGCTGGAACATCGCGCTCAACCTGGCGATCGCCGGCGCGCGCGGCATCAAGGCCGACGTGCGCGCGCCAACCACCGCCTCCGGCGCGAAGACTGCCGAGCAGGTCGTCGACTTCTGGCTCGACCGGCTGCTGCATCGGGGCATGGCCGCCGGCGACCGCCAGCGGCTGGTGAGCTACCTGACGGACGGCGCGGCCAATTTCGCACTGAACGAGCTGGTGCTGCGCGTCAAGGTGCCCGGCCTGGTCGCGCTGATCCTGTCGTCGCCGGACTACCAGTACCGCTAACACGCACACGAGGGAGCGCGCGCGCCGCGCGCGCTCATGCCAAGGAGAATAAAGCGATGTCTGTCACACTGTCACGCCGCACGTTGCTGAAGTCGGGCATCATCGCGCTCGGCGCGCTGTCGTGGCCCGCGTGGATGCCGCGCATTGCCTTCGCCGCGCCGGACGCCGCCCCGAAGGGCGACACGCTCGTCTGCGTCTTTCAGCGCGGCGGCATGGACGGCCTCAACGCCGTGGTGCCGCACGGCGAGGCCGCCTACTACGCCGCGCGCGATTCGCTCGCCATCCCGCAGCCGAAAGCGGGCAACCCGGCCAGCGCGATCGACCTGAACGGCTTCTTCGGCCTGCACCCGAACCTGCGGCCGTTCAAGGAGTTGTATGACGCGCAGAAGCTGGCGATCATCGACGCGGTCGGCTCGCCGGACCCGACGCATTCGCACTTCGACGCGATGGACTTCATGGAGCGCGGCACGCCGGGCGAGAAAGCGATCCCGACCGGCTGGCTGGCGCGGCACCTGCAGGTCATGGCCGGCGACAACCAGTCGCCGTTCCGCGCGGTCGGCATGGGCTCGATCGTGCAGGCGGCGCTGCGCGGCCCGGTGCCGGCGACGGCGCTGCAGAGCATCGCGCAGTTCCACCTGAACGGCAACGCCCAGGAAGTGGCGAAGATTCAGAGCGGGCTGGCATCGCTGTACCAGGGCGACGACTTCGTGGACGTGCAGGGCACGACGACCCTGCAAGCGATGGATCTGCTCTCCAGGATCACGGCGAGCAAATACGAGCCAGCCAACGGCGCGAAGTATCCCGACACCGGCTTCGGCAAGTCGCTGATGGCCGTCGCGCAGTTGATCAAAGCGGAGCTCGGCGTGGAGGTGGCGTGCGTCGATATCGGCGGCTGGGACACGCACGCCGGCGAGGGCGGCGCGGACGGCGGCGAACTGCCGCGTCTGCTGTCGGAGTTCGCGCAGGGCATCCACGCGTTCTACATGGACATGGGCGACCGCATGAACCGCACGACGATCGTCAGCATGTCGGAGTTCGGGCGCCGCCTGCAGGAGAACAACAGCAAGGGCACCGACCACGGGCACGGCAACGTGATGTTCGTGATGGGCGGCAACATTCGGGGCGGGCAGGTGTACGGCGACTGGCCGGGGCTGGCCAGGGACAAGCTGTACGGGCCGGGCGACCTCGCCATCACGACCGACTTCCGCGACGTGCTCGGCGAGATCGTGAAGAACCGGCTCGGCAACGCGAAGCTCGACGCGATCTTCCCGGGCTACAAGGACTACAAGTTCCGCAACCTGACGACGCCGTTGACGGCGCAGAACGTCCTGCCGCACCCGGCCGAGCTTGCAGCGCGCATGGCCGCGCCCGTCGGCGGCTAAAACAAAAGCCACCAATGAGGGTGTCATCCTGAGCGCGCAAGCAAGGCGTAGCATCCATCCACGACGCTGCGCGCGCGAAGGACCTGAAATCTGCGATCGGCTGCGCCATCACGGACTGCGTACGCCGCAATCTGAGATGCTTCACGCGCGCAACGTACAGGACGGGCATGCCTTCGCGTTCAGCACGACAAGTTCACAGCGACACTATCCGACACGGAGGCACAGCGAACAACTTGCGGTAATTTCGCTGAGGGTGTCATCCTGAGCGCGCAGGCAAGGTGTTGCATCCATCGACGGTGCTGCGCGCGCGAAGGACCTGAAATCCGCGATCGGCTGCGCCATCACGGATTGCGTCAGCCGCGATTTGAGATGCTTCACGCGCGCAACGCGCGGGACAGCATGGGCATGCCTTCGCATTCAGCACGACAAGTTCACATCGACACTATCCGACACGGAGGCACAGCGAACAACTTGCGGTAATTTCGCTGAGGGTGTCATCCTGAGCGCGCAGGCAAGGTGTTGCATCCATCGACGGTGCTGCGCGCGCGAAGGACCTGAAATCGATCGGCTGCGCCATCACGGACTGCGTACGCCGCAATCTGAGATGCTTCACGCGCGCAACGTACAGGGCAGGACGGGCATGCCTTCGCGTTCAGCACGACAAGTTCACATCGACACTATCCGACACGGAGGCACAGCGAACGGCTTGCGACAGTTTCGCTGAGGGTGTCATCCTGAGCGCGCAAGCAAGGCGTAGCATCCATCCACGACGCTGCGCGCGCGAAGGACCTGAAATCCGCGATCGACTGCGCCATCACGGACTGCGTACGCCGCAATCTGAGATGCTTCACGCGCGCAACGCGCGGGACAGCATGGGCATGCCTTCGCATTCAGCACGACAAACCCACGTCGACATTATCAGGTCGAGTCGTATCTGTTTGGGATTTGGAAGTTGGGATTTGGGATTTGCTTCCTGGGGTTTGTATAATCCCTGTCATGCCCATTCCCCTCCTTCGCGCGCAGACCGGGCGCATGCTCGTCGAGTCGCACCGCGGCGCGGACCGCCTCGCGCCTGAAAACTCGTGGACTGCCATCGAACTCGGCTACAAGTCCGGCGCGGACTTCGTCGAGATCGACGTGCAGCAGACCGCCGACAGCGAGTTGGTGATCTACCATAACTACCGCGCGCCGGATGGCCAGTTGATCCGCGCCATGCGCCGCAACGACGTCAGCCTCGTCTGCGCCGGCGAGAATCACCTGATCGGCCTGGACGACCTCTTTGAGTGGGCGGCCGGCAACGACTGCCGCTTCGCACTCGACATCAAGAACGGCTTTGACTTCGACCGCGGCGTCTTTGCGCGCGCGCTCGCCCTCGTTGAGCAGTACGGCTTCGTGGGGCGCGCGGTCTTCGTTGCATGGGACCATGCCGGCCTGCGCTTCGTGAAGGAGCGCAACCCGCAGGCGACGACGCGCGCCATCCTGCGCGGCCGGCCGGTCAACCTCGTGGACGTGGTGCAGGCGGCGCGCGCCGATGCCGTCAGCCTGTCGTATGACCTGGCCAGCGCGGAAGACGTGCAGGCGCTGCACGCGGCGGGCATCGCCGTCATGGTCGCCGACCTGTTCGAGCCGGACTTCGGGCGGGTCGCCGCGCTGGACGCCGACGCCGTGACGTACGGCGACCCGATCCTCGCGATCCGCGCCCTGCGCGAACTCGGCGCGCGTTAGCGCAATACGTTAGTAGGGACAGGTCTTTGACCTGTCCGATGGGCGGGTCAGAGCCCCGTCCCTACACAGTCTGCTAACCACGCCGGGTGCCGTTCAACGCCGTCTGCATCCGGCCCAGTGCATCGTTCAGTACGGCGCGCGTCGTGCCAAAGTTCAGCCGCACGCAGCCGCGCCCCTCGGGGCCGAAGTCCTCGCCGTCGGTGAACACTACCCGCGCCTGCTTCAGGAAGAATTCCCACGGGCTGCCCGTAATGCCCGCCGCGCGGCAGTCGAGCCACGCCAGATAGGTCGCCTCGGGCACGGTGGTGCGCACGCCGGGCAGTTGCGCGGCGACGGCGGCCGCGAGCGCATCGCGGTTGGCGGTCAGGTACTCACGCAATGCGAACAGCCACTCGTCGCCCTGCGTGTACGCGGCAATCGCCGCCATCAGCCCGAGCACGTTGCCGTGCGGCACGCTGCCCGCCCAGGCGGCCTGCATCTGCGCGCGCAGCGCGGCATCGGTGATGATGGCGAAGCCAAACTCCAGCGACGGCATGTTGAACGTCTTGGTCGGCGCCATCAGCGTCACCGTGCGCCGCGCCACCTCCGGCGCAATCGTTGCGATCGGCGTGTGCTGCGTTCCGCCGAGCAGCAGGTCGGCATGCACCTCGTCCGAGCAGATGACGATGTTGCGCCGCTCGCAGATCGCCGCCATGCGCCGCAGTTCGTCCGGCGTAAAGTCGCGCCCGGCCGGGTTGTGCGGGTGGCAGAGGATGAACAGGCGCGTGCGCGGCGTGATCGCCGCCTCGAACACGTCGAAATCGATCTCGTAGCGCACCGTGCTGCCCTGCGTCACGAGGCGCAGCGGCGCGGATTGCAGCACGCGGCCCTGGTTGGCCGGCGCTTTCAGGATCGGGCCGAACAGCGGCGTCTGCACGAGCACGCCGTCGCCCGGTGCGCCGACCGCGCGCGTCACCAGGTTGAAACCGACGACCAGATCCGGCAGGAACACGATCTGCTCCGGCTCGATCACCCAATCGTACAGGCGCGCCATGCGCTCGCAGATCACCTGCTTGACGCGCGCATCCAGCGGCCACTCGTAGCCGAAGATCGGGTGTTGCACGCGCGCCTGGATCGCCTCGATGACGGCGTCCGGCGCGGCGAAGTCCATGTCGGCGATCGACATCCCGATCACGTCGCCGGGGTAACGGTTCCACTTCTCACTGGTGCCGGTGCTGCGGCGGTCGATGATGCGGTCAAAGTCGATGGACATGGGGCGTTCTCCTAAAATTGTAAGCGCTCAGTCCCGTTTGTCATTGCGAGCGGTTTTTGCGAAGCAATCTCCACTCTGGTTGGGCAAGCGCGCTGCACGGAGATTGCTTCGTCGCAAACAACGTTCCTCGCAATGACGGCTGAACGGTTACCTAAAATTTACCGTGAATAACACGAATAGGAATCCGGATTCTCTTGGTGTTCCTTTGTGTGCTTTCGTGGGAAAAAAGATTCGTGTAGATTCGCGTTATTCGCGGATTCGCTTTAAGAGTGGTGGCACCCCCATAG is a window encoding:
- a CDS encoding DUF1501 domain-containing protein → MSVTLSRRTLLKSGIIALGALSWPAWMPRIAFAAPDAAPKGDTLVCVFQRGGMDGLNAVVPHGEAAYYAARDSLAIPQPKAGNPASAIDLNGFFGLHPNLRPFKELYDAQKLAIIDAVGSPDPTHSHFDAMDFMERGTPGEKAIPTGWLARHLQVMAGDNQSPFRAVGMGSIVQAALRGPVPATALQSIAQFHLNGNAQEVAKIQSGLASLYQGDDFVDVQGTTTLQAMDLLSRITASKYEPANGAKYPDTGFGKSLMAVAQLIKAELGVEVACVDIGGWDTHAGEGGADGGELPRLLSEFAQGIHAFYMDMGDRMNRTTIVSMSEFGRRLQENNSKGTDHGHGNVMFVMGGNIRGGQVYGDWPGLARDKLYGPGDLAITTDFRDVLGEIVKNRLGNAKLDAIFPGYKDYKFRNLTTPLTAQNVLPHPAELAARMAAPVGG
- a CDS encoding glycerophosphodiester phosphodiesterase, encoding MPIPLLRAQTGRMLVESHRGADRLAPENSWTAIELGYKSGADFVEIDVQQTADSELVIYHNYRAPDGQLIRAMRRNDVSLVCAGENHLIGLDDLFEWAAGNDCRFALDIKNGFDFDRGVFARALALVEQYGFVGRAVFVAWDHAGLRFVKERNPQATTRAILRGRPVNLVDVVQAARADAVSLSYDLASAEDVQALHAAGIAVMVADLFEPDFGRVAALDADAVTYGDPILAIRALRELGAR
- a CDS encoding putative C-S lyase codes for the protein MSIDFDRIIDRRSTGTSEKWNRYPGDVIGMSIADMDFAAPDAVIEAIQARVQHPIFGYEWPLDARVKQVICERMARLYDWVIEPEQIVFLPDLVVGFNLVTRAVGAPGDGVLVQTPLFGPILKAPANQGRVLQSAPLRLVTQGSTVRYEIDFDVFEAAITPRTRLFILCHPHNPAGRDFTPDELRRMAAICERRNIVICSDEVHADLLLGGTQHTPIATIAPEVARRTVTLMAPTKTFNMPSLEFGFAIITDAALRAQMQAAWAGSVPHGNVLGLMAAIAAYTQGDEWLFALREYLTANRDALAAAVAAQLPGVRTTVPEATYLAWLDCRAAGITGSPWEFFLKQARVVFTDGEDFGPEGRGCVRLNFGTTRAVLNDALGRMQTALNGTRRG